The Bacteroidales bacterium region ACCTTTGTTCTGGACATCATTCGATCTGGTAAAGAAAGTGAAAGCCATTATTGAGAAAAACATTCGCCATAAATATAATATACGCAGGCGCGTTAAGGTGGGTCATGCAGGTACATTAGATCCGCTGGCCGAGGGATTGATGGTTCTGGGCACCGGCAAAAAGACTAAGGAACTGGAGTCGATTCAGTCTGGTAATAAGGAATATATTACTACATTGGAATTTGGAAAAACCACCCCTTCTTTTGATCTTGAAACAATGTTTGATCATGAATATACGTTATATGATGTGTCCAGGGATAAATTAAAAAATGTATTGACTCAATTTACCGGAGAGATAGATCAGGTCCCGCCCCGGTATTCAGCCAAAAGTGTTCATGGAAAACGGGCATACAAGTCTGCACGTAGTGGGGAGAAAGTAGAACT contains the following coding sequences:
- the truB gene encoding tRNA pseudouridine(55) synthase TruB produces the protein MNNELRDLEDLIEGRILLFDKPLFWTSFDLVKKVKAIIEKNIRHKYNIRRRVKVGHAGTLDPLAEGLMVLGTGKKTKELESIQSGNKEYITTLEFGKTTPSFDLETMFDHEYTLYDVSRDKLKNVLTQFTGEIDQVPPRYSAKSVHGKRAYKSARSGEKVELAPGRVNIEEIEILHYEWPVVTIRVNCSKGTYIRALARDIGHELKVGAHIIGLKRIRIKNYHLQDAFSIKKFENKISFFVTN